The sequence GATGGGATCACTATCTTTGATTTTTGgaaatacataattttttttgtccatctcACAGGGCGGGACAGATGTTCCATATCAGGGCGGGGACAGACTGTCCAATCAGCCGGCCGGGGACAGAGTCCATCTCAGGGCGGCGGACCAGACATTCCATCTCAGGGCGGGGACAGACAACCATGCCTCAGGGCGGGGAAGACAACCCTCTAGGGCGGGGACAGACAACCCATCTAGGGCGGGGACAGACAAACCATTCTCAGGGCGGGGGACAGACCACAATCGCGGGGAAGAACCCTCTCAGGGCGGGGGCAGAcagccatctcagggtggggaagACAGACCATCTCAGCGTGGGACAAGACAGCCCATTCTGGGCGGGACAGACTGCCCATCTCAGAGGTGGGGAcaagacagcccatctcagggcgGGGACTGACAGCCCATCTCGGGTGggggacagacagtccatctcagCGTGGGGAAGAAAAGCCCATCTCAGgtgggggacagacagcccatctctaGGGTGGGTGACAGCCAGCTCTCAGGTGGGGACAGACAGTCATCTCAGGGCGGGGACAGAcagccatctcagggtggggacagacagcccatctcagagTGGGGACAAcagccatctcagggtggggacagacagccatcTCAGTGGGGAAGACAGGcctctcagggtggggacagacagccatcTCAGGGTGGGACAGACAGACCATCTCAGCGTGGGAGACAGCCATTCCTGGGCGGGAACAGACTGCCATCTCAGCGTGGGGACAGACACGCCATCTCAGggcgggacagacagcccatctggggtggggacagacagtcaTCTCAGCGTGGGGACAGAAGCccactcagggtggggacagacagcccatctcagggtggggacagcagcccatctcagggtggggacagacagtctACATCAGGGCGGGGAAGACGCATTCAGGGCGGGACAACGAcagccatctcagggtggggacagacaggccatctcagggtggggacagacagacatctcaGGACGGGAACAGACAGTCATCTCAGCGTGGGGACAGACAgtcatctcagggtggggacagacgcCCATCTCAGGATGGGAACGAAGTCTGTCCATCTCCAGcttggggacagacagcccatctcaggatgGGGACCGGACCGCCCATCAGGGCGGGgaagacagcccatctcagggcgGGGACAGACTGTCCATCTCAAGGGCGGGGACAGACtgtccatctcagggtggggacagactgTCCATCTCAGGGCGAGGGCAGACTGTCCACTCTTCAGGCGCGCGCGACCAGCACTGGCTCATCCTCCAGGGCGGGGACACGACCCTCGTTCCCCCATCTCAGCGGCGGGCGCAGACTGTCACCATCTCAGGGCGGGGACAGACAACCCATCTCAGGGCGGGGACAGACTGTCCATCTCAGGgcagggacagacagcccatctcagggcggggacagacagcccatctcagggcggggacagacagcccatctcagtatgcagcgcagttcacaatgcatgtagacctatcatctcatcatggttaCTTTGGAGATGGACAGTCTGTTCCCACGCTGAGATGGTTACTTtctttcttgtgacaggtaggtcTGCGTTTATTACAGCATAGTCTATGATACAGTAATATGAATAGCGAATGAgtgtctaatttacccatctccaccTGGCTTTCGAGAGTCACATAATAATTTTATTgtaaagatatttttttttaaatattttttgctgTAGAGTTTAAAAAATATCTTATCATTCGATtatcgttgctttaaatcagtgcacttACAAGCAATCTcgctcagtctttctctctctccgtcaacTTCATTAAAATTGCATCtaaaatagataatcctgttctagactgatatatagccctatatatagatgtcctagcaTACCTCTTTCAGGTACTACATTCAATGGAgcattagccttatatttagctaattaatgattggttatgcataataagtgctcccgagtggcgcagcggtctacggcagtacagtccctggttcaaatccaggccgTATCACATCCGACTGCGATTAGGAGTTCCACAGGgctgcacacaattggcccagtgttgtctgggtttggctggggtaggctgtcattgtagataagaatttgttcttagctgacttgccaagttaaataaaaaaccttgtaacttatagcctctgtctcttgtgGAATATGCACGCACAAATGCTCCGCTGGCCGCTCCTTACAAAACACTCCTTTTCCTactggagtcccatgcaggaaaagatAGAAGAGCTCGCTGGACAtattttctttttgtattttttataccaAGAGACTATTCAaagagggacgcaagctcttgtttgctgaatggTGCACACAGGAGCCAACAGAACTCTAGgttagtttgaaagaagagagaacgtgagatggtggtagactatagcagttattaattcagacccataaccattcagatggtggtagactatagcagttattaattcagacccataaccattcagatggtggtagactatagcagttattaactcagacccataaccattcagatggtggtagcctatagcagttattaattcagacccataaccattcagatggtggtagactatagcagtttgTTAACTCAGATCCATACATtaagatggtggtagactatagcagttattaactCAGATCCATagattcagatggtggtagactatatagcagttattaattcagacattcagatggtggtagactatagcagttattaattagACCAtaacattcagatggtggtagactataacaTTATTATTcagaccattcagatggtggtagactatagcagttattaattccaGCATCAatccattcagatggtggtagactatagcagttattaattcagacccataacatTCAGATGTGGTAGGCTATAAGCAGTTATTAATTtcagaccataaccattcagatggtggtagactatacaagttattaattcagaccattcagatggtgttagactatagcagttatataTTCAGACATAACATTCAGATGGTGTGACTATACAGTTATTAATTCAACCCATTCAgatgtggtagactatagcaaGTTATTAATTCagccataaccattcagatggtggtagactatacagttattaattcagacccattcagatggtggtagactatacagTTATTATTCAGATATAACACTTCAGATGGTGGGTAGTATTAGCAtgtattaattcagacccataaccattcagatggtggtaggctatagcagttattaattcagacacaTAAcatcagatggtggtagactatagcagttattaattcagaccattcagatggtggtagactatagcagttattaactAGACCTAACATTCAGattggtggtagactatagcagttattaatttagacccattcagatggtggtagactatagcagttattaatcaTCCATACCATTCCAgaatggtggtagactataaagttattaattcagacaccattcagatggtggtagctaTAGCAGTTTTAACAAACCataccattcagatggtggtaggctatagcagttattaattcagacaaTAAcaattcagatggtggtagatatagcagttattaattcagacccataaccattcagatggtggagactatagcagttattaat is a genomic window of Salvelinus sp. IW2-2015 unplaced genomic scaffold, ASM291031v2 Un_scaffold10767, whole genome shotgun sequence containing:
- the LOC139027353 gene encoding ice nucleation protein-like gives rise to the protein AGQMFHIRAGTDCPISRPGTESISGRRTRHSISGRGQTTMPQGGEDNPLGRGQTTHLGRGQTNHSQGGGQTTIAGKNPLRAGADSHLRVGKTDHLSVGQDSPFWAGQTAHLRGGDKTAHLRAGTDSPSRVGDRQSISAWGRKAHLRWGTDSPSLGWVTASSQVGTDSHLRAGTDSHLRVGTDSPSQSGDNSHLRVGTDSHLSGEDRPLRVGTDSHLRVGQTDHLSVGDSHSWAGTDCHLSVGTDTPSQGGTDSPSGVGTDSHLSVGTEAHSGWGQTAHLRVGTAAHLRVGTDSLHQGGEDAFRAGQRQPSQGGDRQAISGWGQTDISGREQTVISAWGQTVISGWGQTPISGWERSLSISSLGTDSPSQDGDRTAHQGGEDSPSQGGDRLSISRAGTDCPSQGGDRLSISGRGQTVHSSGARDQHWLILQGGDTTLVPPSQRRAQTVTISGRGQTTHLRAGTDCPSQGRDRQPISGRGQTAHLRAGTDSPSQYAAQFTMH